gttcaagttcaagtatttcaagttcaatatttcaagctttcaagttcaagttccatatggaaaatctaggatactttggggtgagcaacttctcccaagttgagatttttggctttgaattcgtgtcgaacgcacttatttttaagtagctgtttggcgttcggatttcatgtgcccaagttcaaatttcaatattgcaatttcaattatgcacctttcaattccgcactttactttcaattatgcaactttacttgcctagtccttctaggcaatgtggacctactccctagtccatctctagggggtcttgtatttactaattccgcacttatttactattgtgatgttgctttatttgctttattgctttcatcaccgcacatgctaaatacaacaaaatgcaaggttacatcacgcttaacaaagataatttcttggacaaaccgatcttaggttcccttaaattaactttaaagcaaagtgaccacaatacaaaatagaaattcaatttgctctaaattcaaacccacatagtctaaactagggtatttttcgaaaatgttgtgccacgtacttgaatagtttctaaaactcgcggaataagcatctcgttcccgtgcccggatctcacccatccgtttcgaagattcaaagccttatccaaatcgagtcactcttggtctttccaaacgggaccctaaaataatgtttggtggcgactccttcaagatccgaaaattcaaaggtttctaaaaactgACCCTTGTAGGGAAAAAAAGCAATTCGAGcaaaaataccccctacaattctggcgactccactggggaattttctaatttcaatttcgaaaatacgagcagatttcgagcagcaagccactgatttgcttaagtactggatgccagcaatGGAGCTAGGCGCAGCCACCTGCGCCAaacgccgctgcctgcatccaggacagtggctcacagtggcctgttgcccacttttgctcaaattttcgtgttgggagttagtctatttttgaatcttgaaggacgctcccaaaagtcgagaacgaatgtcgaaaaacgagcttttcaaatacaacattcaagtacgatttcaattttcaatttctaggcatttcatgcatttttcgaaaaccatatttgtgcaaaacgaatttctaccttgcccaaacggatgtgttctacattcgggctagccccgggggcaacgaaatggtgactctccatacggttcccgaccaaagtgtgtgaccatttccgcgcctacagaaacttggcatttacttgacattcccgatatcaagtatggaggccgtctgccgacacacacgtcccttagacggatgtgcaagttgtcgccggatccgtctcttagtcaagtaccttttgacacccaaagccgaccacttgcatcatacagaacttagaccgaccttaggttgagaacttttcatgtcgcattcatattcatgactagtgtggcaacgtgctacttgtgcattgtgcgggcgtctttgcacgcgtgaatgactaacctcgagttctagcttgccaaaacccattagcctccaactaggaaaccaaacccctaggagcatcattcaaacccatgcatctaaaatcgccgattcaaggtcttttaggagtgccactccatttgattcaaaaccctcaaacacgcctcacgcaaaaatgccaaatttcaaattcaaatccaacggcgtcataatgccggattttctagtccaaattccaagtttcaactTCAAATCAAATCCAAccgcgtcataatgccgaattttctagtccaaattccaagtttcaaattcaaattcaatccaacggcgtcataatgctggattttctagtccaatttCCATGttttaaattcaaattcaatccaacggcgtcataatgccggattttctaatccaaatttcgagtttcaatttcaaaattcaaatccaacggcgacatgatgccggattttccaattcaaatttcaaacttcaagtccaAGTCCAAAGCCAACgacgacataatgccggatcttcCAATTCAAATCTCAAATTTTAAACCCAAGTCcaaacggcgtcatgccggactTTCTACTTCAAACattcttcaaacctcaaactcaaatcaccaatttcaatatcgaaacctcaaattcaaatgtccaaactcatgaccggcgtaatgccgatttttcaattcaatctttcaaaacTCCAAGTCCTATCTCAAAGtgtcaagttccaaattcatgccgtcgtaatgccgacttttccattccgtatttcaaacctcaagttcgaagttctaaattcaatctcaagtcctatattcgaagcttccaatttcaaatccatgatggcgtaatgctaaattttctatttcaatttcattttcaaacgatttaaaatttcaagtccacggcggcataatgccggacttttaACCTTCAAATTCCCATTCAAatccttttcttttttcaaaagTCAAAGTTCCAAATCAAATGCTTCAATTCcgtggcggcataatgccggaattTTCAAAACACAAGGCCTCATATagtgcgtcttttccatttcaaggttcaaactttGAATCTAATGCAAATTTCAAAGCTCATCTTCAATCTACAAAAATaatcttgctttccattgctcccaAGAACGAAattccaaatacttccaacgggttgaaaatcccctgaaacaatacaaaccccatttccaaatacttccaacgggttgaaaatcccctgaaataatacaagttccaaatTGTCCAATttggttgaaactcccctaaaatacttcaaaatccaccagttgaaactcccctaaaatacttcaaaatccaacgggttgaaactcccctaaaatatttcgagatctagcgggttgaaattcccttgaaatattccaaatccaatgggttgaaattgaaattcccttgaaataatacaaaatcaattccctttcaatcgggttgaaattcccttgaaatattccaaatccaatgggttgaaatccccctaaaatattgacgggttgaaattcccttgaaataatacaaaattcaatctcctaatacaagtccaatttccaaactcgatgggttgaaattcccctaaaatagttcaaattccaataggtcgaaatattctttttcgatattccaagtcCTAGCACAAggagtcaacttccacaaaagaatgaaggctcctctcaaacacttccaacgggttgcaaaccccgaatacaagtacaaaatccaaagtcccgaatcttcggagtggcacttagagtcaagtctaggtctcattcattgcatgcatatcatatcatgtgtcgggaagtccaagttctaaaaattCTAAATCATAtggtgtgtcctaactaggagtccaaggatcatgtgggttcgccgaagaggagaaatgttgaaaagaactccatcagccctagcctcactcatagccggcatcgaacgagcagccagttcatctcctagaaatcaaacttccagtccctttcaagaattaGTCCAAATGTCTGCCCCCGACCAACTCACCTAACTCATAGAAGCTGCCGCCAGCCTCAAcaccaatgtggagagcataagcaaccgattgggtATTGTGGAACAGGCCGCACCCAccgatgacttaaccaagaagatcgagagtctggTCAATAAGgtcaccaatcaagagaactattttgacacctcaatggaggacaatctcaaggggaaggcgaatcttccagacaaattctccgccaatgacattccaaaattcaagtcgaCTGACAATCCTAAGTAtcacctcaagaacttcagagctacaatggccattaagggggtcgaactcgagctataccctgtggtattccctatgtccctAGAACCTATCTGCCAGAAGTGGTATTACTCACTCAAAGAACATCAAACCAGTACATGGGAAGCGgtcgctcgagcattcatggagcagtatCAGCCCAATATTCAACTTTAAAACTACTCTAAGGGAGATagaggttctcaggcaaggacctcaggaaggcttcactaattacctcaaccggtggagagaaatggcatcccaaatggtgacccgaccctccgagagagaactGGTCAAGATCTTCATTGTTGGACTTCTTCCGAAATGCaatactcacatgaagtacctaggcttggaaagcttcaagagaacctatgaCATTGGGGTCGATATAGAGGAcgacctgatgaaagcaccaaCAGTCCCGgctccacaagctgaaaagtggaagggtaagaaagctgaagcaacacacaaggtccacgaggtcaacgccctagaggctcctcaaggtccaaagccGAACAATTTCAAGATCAACACCAATCAGCGCAACTTTCAAGGCAGACCACAAAGGGTCTCTACAAACCTCGAaatgtcttacagtgaggcattcgatcggctggtcgaaaaGCAGGTCATCACACCACTTGGCCCTACACCCGACCCTCCAGTCGACAAAAGATCCAAGAGCTGGGATCCTGCAGCCCAttgcaaaatggtgagaatgttcctcttagggctcaaTACTTCATGCAAAGGCTGCTTCGCTGCATTTCCCTACAGCACGTGGGACCAAGTCTAGGATCAAGTCTTGAAGATCTGTGCATGTAGCCCCGCCTATGATGACTATGACGATGGCGTGGATGTTTGggaataccccgagaactatctttaagattagtgtctttgttcaagtccagagtttgtctttcaattttcgagtctagcaacgagtctaagagtctaggactagagtcttgcatcaatagagagcctctaaaggccgagcttcaagtcaaaacagtcgatgtaatgattgctgatttcaataagaCTTCAATTTCTgcttactcttcgagttctaattcaaaacacaatcctaatccaaacaaccttgcttcacaagaaactgaccttgaaattctaaaagctattgaaaatcatgaaaacaggatgcccataattgaggaaacaaaaaaaattaacctCTCTAACAacggtgattcaaaactagttcagattggtctaactctttctcaagcagagcgggatgatcttatcaagctacttgcagagtacatagacgtcttcgcatggtcctatcatgatatgccacgGGTTGATCCAaacatcggtcagcatacaattcccctcattccaggttcaaagcccatcaagcagaaactccgtcgcaagaaaccggacgtttccctcaaaattcaagaagaggtctctaagcagctagaggccaggtttattcgagaagcaaagtatccagaatggatcgcaaacgTCGTCCCAGTCCCAAAGAAAGACggaaaagtacgaatgtgtgtggactacagagatctgaacagggccagccctaaagacggttttccattgcctcacatcgacatcttggtcgacaacaccgcaaatcatgccttactctcttttgtggacgggtatgcaggctacaatcagattcccatggcagaggaggatatggagaagacaaccttcatcactcagtggggtacatattgctacacagttatgccgttcggactaaagaacgcaggggcTACCTATCAATGGacagccacaaccatcatgagcgatatgatttacagggaaattgaggtatatgtcaagtccaaagagcgacacgagcatacctcagtacttcgaaagtttttcaacaggctcaggcaatacaacatgagactcaatcctcaaaagtgcgcattcggggtaacgtcaggcaagttgctcggatatgttatcagctctcggggcatcgaggctgatccttccaaaatcaaagcaattctagagatgcaaccaccaacgaatgaaaaggaaattcggggttttctcggggctacagtacccaatatagcatataataataatattttattaaaaaataaaaataaattagtttCTTACCAGGCAATAGTATATGACTAGGTAAGAGAAAGAGTGAGTTGGCTATGCAAGACATGGCAAATAGAATACGTATATCATTAGGAATACAAAATGAATACAACATCAATACGACGTGATTTTCCCCTTCCTTTCTCCAATCTCCCTCCTTTTCTTCAGTTCTTCACCGTGTTCTTCAATCTCAAAAAAACTCCATTGTTCCAAAACCTTCGTACCCAGCTCAAGTTCCCGCGCTCCATCAACCGATTCTCTATTATGATTCCGACAATCAATGAAATAACTTCAAAATGGGCTTAATTCTTATTTGGATTTTCGAGGCATAAATTGGGGAAGAACATCAACCCTAATTTTCTGGTATCGAAGATCTTATTGGAGGCGGTTTGGAGTACTATTCTATATAGAGGTATGTAATTTACTCTCAATTGAATGAAGAATATGGATTCAATTGAATGTAATTGTCAATTAATCTCAGTTCAAAGGTATTATGATCTCACAATCGTAATTGACAATGAATTCTGTGTTTCCTTTGATCTTAAGTCGAATTTAAAAGGTTTTCTTGAAGTGTATGGATTCAATTTTGTTAGATATTGTGAAACTCCGTGAATTGGAGGGTTGTCATTGATCAAATACATATACTGGCAAGCTTGGTTAGTGTTTGTGTTTAAGGTATCGTGTTCAATGGTATTGTGTTTTCTCCGTCGTTTCTTGCTTGGTTACCTACAGGCTTCCCTATTTTGAATTTCTACCGTCTAATAGGCAATGTCGAAATTTGGAAATTAGGTAGCTCTAATTTCACTGTTTCTCTTGTTTTCTTGTTTTGTGTTGGAACTTGTGCTTAAAAAGCTGCTGACTTTACCCATTAGTGAGAGTTGTTTTTGAGCATGATGAATGGGATATATTTTTGCAGAATGTAAACGAAGACACTGATGATATGTTTGATGATCTCTAATTCTCTTCGAAAAGCATGGACAAGTGGTCTTTAGTAGAAATGATCAAAAGCCCTATGGTGCTGAaattgatgatgatgctgaGAGTTTAGCATGTAAGTACAATCCATGTTTGTCTATTAATAGTCTAGGATGACTTCTCTTTCACGAATAAGAGTAGCTATGTTTAGATCTCCTTGGTAGTGTTACTTCAATTGCCTCTGTCATGCCTTCAGGAAAAAAGAGATTGAGGTCTTATGGTTTTCCATAATCCTGCAAACATTTACAAATCACTCACCAATACCTGACCTCCTGGAGGCGGATGAACGCACCAatggattttaaaatttgtaaatctTAGTTAAGGATTTGACCTTTTACTTAATGTTAATAATATATGGGTATTTTGGTGAGCAAATCGGCAGTTGGGAACTTTGAAGCAAAATGGGATTGGCACTCATGGCGCACAACCTTATCAATGTCTTTCTCCCCTTTACCGGAATCAATGGCGGTACCCTAATTTCTTGCCCTTCTTCTCAATTGGGTTTTCGGAGAATTAAGCATTCCGATAAGCTTCCGGTTTATTCATCTTTCAGGGAGCTATCTTCCATGGTTTATTGCAGAGCAGTTGGCTCAGTAAGCCccactctctctctccctctttaACTCTTTTTCTAGCTTCTATTATTCTAAGCCTTACTTTTTAAATGGAAttcttttattttcagattttatcaTATGGGTAATGCATATTTCTGGTTTAGAATATGCAGAAAGTGAAATTAACAATTGGTTTATCTGGGGTTGAGAACTAAAGAAAAGGGTTTGATTGTAGTGAATAATTTGACATGCTATATCTGTCATAATTTGTTTTCCTGTGTTTGGGAAGTTTACTTGTGCTCAGTGATTTTCAGACCCTTATTTTTAGCTGTTTGTAGTCTTTGTACAATCAAAAGGTTACATCTGAGGATTGAATGATTAGAGGCTTTAGTGCTCTGGTAGACTGTGAAAGGGAAGAGGAAGACAGTTGGCCCATCTTCCCTGTCTCTTCTCCTTCCTTTCACATACTAAAGTGTACTGGAGAGGAGCCTACCTCGGCTCTTGCTTCTCAGTTTAATTTTGATAGCTTTACTTGCTATATGATTGCCTCATCATTAAGATATCCGCTTGATGTTAGACTTGCATGTTATGTTACTTAGACATTTCGTTTCAACTGAAAGCCTTGTTTTACTCCATATTAGGCCTAAAGACTTATAATTTGTCATAGACATGCAGTTACAAAAATCCCTTGTCATATGTGTCAATGTGTGCGGGTTCAAATTTTATTACATACGGGCTTCCCTACTTTGAATTTCTACTGTCTAATAGGCAATGTGATGCCTTCAGGAAAAAAGAGCTGAGGTCTTAGGTTTTCCGTAATCCTGCAAATACCTTTAAGTTTGGAGATTTTGTGAATCGCTATACCTTTTAAAAACTCACGATATTAAAGGGATCTGTCTGAATTGAGAACATTTTTTGTCGCAAGCTTATGATGTACGGGAATGAAGTCTTTGTGGGTTTTGATTAATTAGAAATGTCATTAATTACTGTTCTATAGACTAAACATATTAAGGGGACTTGAAGCTTGCAGATTTTGGCCTCGCAGTTAGGATTGTTAATGGTATGTGGGTTTGTAAATTTATTATGCTTGACGCTTCTTTTGACAGTGTTTCATGTTAAGTCTTCTTTAGCACAATTGAATAATTTTATAGTTATGAATAGTATGTATGTGCAGGGTACATCATAATTTAGCATCACTTTCAGCTGGCATGACTTGTGCTTTTGAATATCAAGTTCAAGGTCATGATGGGTACACAACAGTTGGATACTTGGATGAGCTTTCACACAATTCCATGTTGCTGTACCTCGAAGAGGTGAAAAGTCTAGATTGTTTTCCTCTGTCGTTGTATGCTTTTGGTGATATTTGTCAGTTATTTGTTGTTCCCATACTGTTTTCGTTACTGTGCTGATATTCTCCACCTCAACCATTTTTTTCTAATCGCCCTACTGAGGAAGGTCCCTACTCTAAAGAGTTTTGCACGCactctcacacacacacacacacactaagAGAGGGGAGGGGGCTAGATAGGGATACAAAGAAGAGAAAATGATATGCTATATATAGTTATTTACTTTCTGATGCCTTCCTTCAGGTTAAAGCCTGTCTGGTGTGGTCGGAACTCCAGCTTATGTTGCTCCGGAAATTTTGGCGGGTAGATATTCTTTAAGATTCTGAGTCAATTTGGAGTAATTGCACCTGATGTAAGTTTCTTAATTTGTTATATGCTTATATCACTGTTCTTTCatctgaaagtcctttcctgcggGAATTCAATTTAATAGGTCTTCAGACTCTTCACCACTATGTAAAGATTACAATTAGCTTTTTTGCTGCactatttaaattattttcttgctaAACAGCTTGAGCAAAAGCAGAAGAGTATGGAAAGCTGCTGATATAAGGAAGGCTCTAAAAGAAGGAAGAAAGCCTGGTCCTCCTGGTGGTGAGCATTTATGTCAAACTGGCTTCATTAGGGATCCTACTCTTGTACTAAACAAGACTTCACGGAGGCCACTACTGTTGATTTCAGAGGACCAATAAGGCGGTAGGCTGAGGCGGGTGTTAGTAGATGATAATGAAGCCATATTCGGAGTATTAATT
This sequence is a window from Spinacia oleracea cultivar Varoflay chromosome 1, BTI_SOV_V1, whole genome shotgun sequence. Protein-coding genes within it:
- the LOC130466335 gene encoding uncharacterized protein isoform X1; amino-acid sequence: MGILVSKSAVGNFEAKWDWHSWRTTLSMSFSPLPESMAGAIFHGLLQSSWLICMCRVHHNLASLSAGMTCAFEYQVQGHDGYTTVGYLDELSHNSMLLYLEEVKACLVWSELQLMLLRKFWRVDIL
- the LOC130466335 gene encoding uncharacterized protein isoform X2; translation: MGLALMAHNLINVFLPFTGINGGSYLPWFIAEQLAQVHHNLASLSAGMTCAFEYQVQGHDGYTTVGYLDELSHNSMLLYLEEVKACLVWSELQLMLLRKFWRVDIL